One Lactobacillus crispatus DNA segment encodes these proteins:
- a CDS encoding LTA synthase family protein: MLKEHYMEKKKIISFIQTRTGFLTLLVVCFWLKYIFAAYFDFNLGLSDPYQHFIMWLSPVGSAIILISFGFYIPKPLISYITMLILDFANTALLFANIIYYRQFSDFLTIKTMSNVGKVSQGLGKSTVALLHPTDIIIWIDLIVIVTLLIIHKIKIDQRSYGLSTPFAITSVGAFVLTLNIFLAETSRPRLLRNTFDRSYVVKYLGIDTFTAYDCFKSAQNVQVTKNANAADLNQILTFTKKQNAAPSSSYFGIEKNRNVIIIHLESFQQFLINLKVNGKEVTPFLNSLYQNKHTLSFNNFYHQVGLGRTSDAENMLETSTYGIPDGSLFTSLGSENTFQAAPQILRQDGYTSAVFHGNVGSFWNRNDVYKNMGYNYFFDKNYYSSQSKDASGYGLKDKLLFAESVKYLEQMQQPFYAKFITVTNHIPFNLDKEDKDPNFKTTNTADQTINNYFETAHYLDEALREFFHYLKSSGLYKNSMVVIYGDHYGLSNSENETLAPIIGESSDTWNTYNNVQMQRVPFMIHANNLKGKINHEIAGEIDVLPTLMHLLGINNKNYVQFGSDMLSPKRQNWIVFRNGTIVSSRYIIVGAKGIKGTVYDRVSGKQIINFTPQEKKEISELAQKAKASLHYSDLLNNHNLLRFYTPTGFVPADPTQFDYSVNYQKMIAIRNELAGNSTSLYSRHRGTTTNLYRTDAAELKDKKQEITQVPDSVKNIKENTKNKNSSENTNN, from the coding sequence ATGTTAAAGGAGCATTATATGGAAAAAAAGAAAATTATCAGTTTTATTCAAACACGAACGGGCTTTTTAACCCTTTTAGTTGTTTGTTTCTGGCTGAAATATATTTTTGCAGCTTATTTTGATTTCAATTTAGGCTTGAGCGACCCGTATCAACATTTCATTATGTGGCTCAGTCCCGTAGGGTCCGCCATCATTTTAATCAGCTTCGGTTTTTATATTCCTAAACCGCTGATCTCTTACATCACAATGTTAATTTTAGACTTTGCCAATACGGCATTGCTTTTTGCAAATATTATCTACTATCGTCAATTTTCGGACTTTTTAACAATTAAAACGATGTCTAACGTTGGTAAAGTTTCGCAGGGTCTAGGTAAAAGTACCGTTGCCCTTCTGCATCCAACAGATATTATTATCTGGATTGATTTGATCGTTATTGTTACTTTACTGATCATTCATAAAATCAAAATTGATCAAAGATCTTACGGCTTATCCACCCCATTTGCGATTACCTCAGTAGGCGCATTTGTCCTAACCCTTAACATTTTTTTGGCAGAAACCTCTCGTCCGCGCTTATTGCGCAACACTTTTGATCGCTCCTATGTCGTTAAATACCTTGGTATTGACACCTTTACCGCTTATGATTGCTTCAAGAGTGCGCAAAATGTTCAAGTCACTAAAAATGCCAACGCTGCAGACTTGAACCAGATTTTAACTTTCACCAAAAAACAAAATGCTGCTCCATCTTCCTCATATTTTGGTATTGAGAAAAACCGCAATGTGATTATCATCCACTTAGAAAGTTTCCAGCAATTTTTAATTAATCTTAAGGTTAATGGCAAAGAAGTGACGCCGTTTCTAAATTCACTTTATCAAAATAAACATACGCTCAGCTTTAACAACTTCTACCACCAAGTTGGTCTAGGTAGAACCAGTGACGCGGAAAACATGCTAGAAACTAGTACTTACGGTATTCCCGACGGATCTTTATTCACTTCTTTAGGTTCGGAAAACACCTTTCAAGCTGCACCGCAAATTTTGCGTCAAGATGGCTATACTTCCGCTGTCTTTCACGGCAACGTCGGTAGTTTTTGGAATCGAAATGATGTTTATAAAAATATGGGCTATAATTATTTCTTTGATAAAAATTACTATAGCTCCCAAAGTAAAGATGCAAGCGGCTATGGGTTAAAAGATAAGCTGCTTTTTGCCGAAAGCGTTAAATATTTAGAGCAGATGCAGCAGCCTTTCTATGCTAAGTTCATTACGGTAACCAACCACATTCCGTTTAACTTAGATAAAGAAGACAAGGACCCTAACTTTAAGACTACAAACACTGCCGACCAAACTATCAACAATTACTTTGAAACTGCCCACTACCTAGATGAGGCATTGCGTGAATTTTTCCACTACTTGAAGTCTTCTGGTCTTTACAAAAACTCAATGGTAGTCATTTATGGTGATCACTATGGGTTAAGTAATTCTGAAAATGAAACCTTAGCACCAATTATTGGTGAAAGCTCTGACACGTGGAATACTTACAATAATGTTCAAATGCAGCGTGTTCCATTCATGATTCATGCCAATAATTTGAAAGGAAAAATTAATCATGAAATTGCTGGTGAAATTGATGTCTTGCCAACACTGATGCATTTGCTCGGTATTAACAATAAAAACTATGTCCAATTCGGTAGCGACATGCTTTCGCCTAAAAGACAAAATTGGATCGTCTTTCGTAATGGGACCATTGTCAGCTCCAGATATATCATAGTTGGTGCTAAAGGAATCAAAGGTACCGTTTATGACCGAGTTAGCGGTAAACAAATCATTAATTTTACTCCTCAAGAGAAAAAAGAAATCTCTGAGCTAGCACAAAAGGCCAAGGCATCATTACACTATTCTGACTTATTAAACAACCACAATTTGTTACGCTTCTACACCCCAACTGGCTTTGTCCCTGCTGATCCAACCCAATTTGATTATTCCGTCAATTATCAAAAAATGATCGCTATCAGAAATGAATTAGCTGGCAATTCCACCTCGCTTTATAGCAGACATCGCGGTACAACTACTAATCTTTACCGTACTGATGCCGCTGAACTAAAAGATAAAAAACAAGAAATTACCCAAGTTCCTGACAGCGTTAAAAATATTAAAGAGAATACGAAAAACAAAAACAGTTCAGAAAATACCAATAACTAA